One window of the Patescibacteria group bacterium genome contains the following:
- the dnaX gene encoding DNA polymerase III subunit gamma/tau, whose amino-acid sequence MAVLYQKYRPGFFSEVVGQEHIKKILTQEIKKDKVAHSFLFVGPRGIGKTTLARILAKSLNCEKRKAGEFEPCNKCASCKSINAGSDLDIIEIDAASHTGVDNVRENIISVSRTAPALNKHKVFIIDEAHMLSTSAFNALLKTLEEPPKNIIFILATTEIQKVPLTIISRCQRFDFKKISFNDTLKCLEKICDSEKVKVDIDVLKNIAYISEGCLRDAESLLSQILILGDKKITKEQAGAIIPTTDIGLIFSLMEFLIKGNAKESIELINNSLSKGVDLPILSQSLIELLRKILLYKIDPNLEEFSREFDNENKKKVDGFSQKLDEKQICLMIEIFNKRLLEIESAKIIQLPLEMAVIEICLLFGSDKKQNIEIEKNRDNGKIKNQKHVLGEAEGSKTKNNLLDNKKIDNPEKEIRIQDIQFNWSSIIDGIKKYNNSLSSILRTSVLRKISKNILTLAFQFKFHQEKIKELKNKTIIENIIKENVGCLVRIDPVFDKEIKNDNSKNSNKNILDAMNEVFGDDIAK is encoded by the coding sequence ATGGCTGTTTTATACCAAAAATACAGGCCGGGTTTTTTTTCTGAAGTTGTCGGACAAGAGCATATAAAAAAAATATTAACGCAAGAAATCAAAAAGGACAAAGTTGCTCATAGTTTTTTATTTGTCGGACCGCGCGGAATCGGCAAAACAACTTTAGCGCGAATTTTAGCAAAATCATTGAATTGCGAAAAAAGAAAAGCAGGAGAATTTGAGCCATGTAACAAATGCGCGAGCTGTAAATCAATTAACGCTGGAAGCGATTTAGACATAATAGAAATTGACGCGGCTTCGCACACGGGAGTTGACAATGTTCGGGAAAATATTATTTCTGTCTCTAGAACAGCCCCCGCGTTGAATAAGCATAAGGTTTTTATTATTGACGAGGCGCATATGCTTTCAACATCAGCGTTTAACGCTTTGCTAAAAACCTTGGAAGAACCGCCAAAAAATATAATTTTTATTTTAGCAACAACGGAAATACAAAAAGTTCCGCTGACTATAATTTCCAGATGCCAAAGATTTGATTTTAAAAAAATATCTTTTAACGATACTTTAAAATGTTTGGAAAAAATATGCGATAGCGAAAAAGTAAAAGTTGATATAGATGTTTTAAAAAATATCGCTTATATTTCAGAGGGATGTTTGCGCGACGCTGAAAGCTTGCTAAGCCAGATTTTAATATTAGGCGACAAAAAAATAACAAAAGAGCAGGCAGGGGCAATTATTCCGACAACAGACATAGGTTTGATTTTTTCATTAATGGAATTTTTGATAAAAGGCAACGCGAAAGAAAGCATTGAATTAATTAATAATTCTTTAAGTAAAGGAGTTGATTTGCCAATATTGTCGCAAAGTTTAATTGAATTATTGAGAAAAATTTTATTGTATAAGATTGATCCAAACTTAGAAGAATTCAGCAGAGAATTTGATAATGAAAACAAAAAAAAGGTTGATGGTTTCAGCCAGAAATTAGATGAAAAACAGATTTGTTTAATGATTGAAATATTTAATAAGCGTTTGTTAGAAATAGAATCAGCGAAAATTATTCAATTGCCGTTAGAAATGGCAGTAATTGAAATTTGTTTGTTGTTTGGCAGTGATAAAAAACAAAATATAGAAATAGAAAAAAATCGTGACAATGGAAAAATCAAAAATCAGAAGCATGTTCTGGGTGAAGCCGAAGGATCAAAAACCAAAAATAATTTATTAGATAATAAAAAAATTGATAATCCAGAAAAAGAAATCAGAATACAGGATATTCAATTTAATTGGTCAAGCATAATAGACGGAATTAAAAAATATAATAATTCTTTATCTTCTATATTAAGAACAAGCGTTTTGCGGAAAATTTCCAAAAATATTTTAACCCTTGCTTTTCAGTTTAAATTTCATCAAGAGAAAATAAAAGAATTGAAAAATAAAACTATTATTGAAAATATAATCAAAGAAAATGTCGGATGTTTAGTTAGAATTGACCCTGTTTTTGATAAAGAAATAAAAAATGATAATTCAAAAAATAGCAATAAAAATATTTTAGACGCAATGAATGAAGTTTTTGGAGATGACATCGCAAAGTAG
- a CDS encoding prohibitin family protein, which yields MQRKIHPLALLIILFILISMLGKNIFPFLIIAGIILLIIKIAGKKKIMDRENVINMDSNMNFDPKQFKKGGVAVLIVVFLLIFGIFSVVIIPAGETGVFHLFGKVRDKEMSSGLHFKNPLAMVTKMSIRTEEYTMSIVKGEGQVKATDAIKALTKEGLEVELDMTILYHLEENMASNIFKNVGLNYVEKIIRPSIRSGIREIIANYEAKDIYSEKRQEAAGQILEKLKSDINPRGIVIEEVLLRNVNLPTKLSNAIQEKLTAEQEAQRYDFILQKEEKEAERKRIEAAGQRDAQKIINESLTTNYLNYLYIKDLKDREGTIYIPVNPSTGMPMFKGL from the coding sequence ATGCAAAGAAAAATACATCCTTTAGCTCTTTTAATCATTCTTTTTATTTTAATTTCTATGTTGGGAAAAAATATTTTTCCTTTCTTAATTATTGCGGGCATTATTTTATTAATTATAAAAATTGCCGGCAAGAAAAAAATTATGGACAGAGAAAATGTGATTAATATGGATTCAAATATGAATTTTGATCCAAAACAATTTAAAAAAGGAGGAGTCGCTGTTTTAATTGTCGTGTTTTTGTTAATATTTGGAATTTTTTCAGTCGTGATTATTCCCGCCGGCGAAACAGGAGTATTTCATCTTTTTGGAAAAGTCCGCGACAAAGAAATGTCATCTGGTCTTCATTTCAAAAATCCTTTAGCTATGGTTACAAAAATGAGCATTAGAACTGAAGAATACACAATGAGTATTGTTAAAGGCGAAGGTCAGGTTAAAGCGACAGACGCTATTAAAGCTTTGACTAAGGAAGGGCTGGAGGTTGAATTAGATATGACAATTTTGTATCATTTGGAAGAAAACATGGCATCTAACATTTTTAAAAACGTCGGACTTAATTATGTGGAAAAAATAATCCGCCCAAGCATTAGAAGCGGTATAAGAGAAATAATCGCCAATTATGAAGCAAAAGATATTTATTCAGAAAAAAGGCAGGAAGCCGCGGGACAAATTTTGGAAAAATTGAAAAGTGATATTAATCCCAGAGGGATTGTTATTGAAGAAGTTTTATTGCGTAATGTAAATTTGCCGACAAAACTTTCAAACGCTATTCAGGAAAAATTAACTGCCGAGCAAGAGGCGCAAAGATATGATTTTATTCTGCAAAAAGAAGAAAAAGAAGCTGAAAGAAAAAGAATTGAAGCAGCTGGCCAGCGCGACGCGCAAAAAATTATTAATGAAAGTCTAACAACAAATTATTTGAATTATCTTTATATTAAGGATCTTAAAGACCGCGAAGGAACAATTTATATTCCAGTAAATCCGTCTACGGGGATGCCAATGTTTAAAGGATTATAA
- a CDS encoding ATP-binding cassette domain-containing protein — protein sequence MVKFENITKIYPPNIVGVENIDLHIKPREFISIVGQSGVGKSTLAKLLIAEESPTNGRVIVGGWDITNIRRNKIPILRRQIGVVFQDFKLLSQKTVFENVAFASEVCGIHRKKIKKTVPQALSIVGLDDKGDRYPFQLSGGEKQRVVIARSLVHRPKLLIADEPTGNLDSVNAREIVDLLLKINDFGTTIILVTHNQDIVDSLNKRVIVMEGGKIISDKKKGKYTL from the coding sequence ATGGTAAAATTTGAAAATATAACCAAAATTTATCCGCCGAATATAGTCGGAGTTGAAAATATTGATTTGCATATTAAGCCGAGAGAATTTATTTCTATCGTCGGTCAAAGCGGAGTCGGCAAAAGCACTTTGGCAAAACTTTTAATTGCTGAAGAAAGTCCGACAAACGGGCGTGTTATTGTCGGCGGATGGGACATTACAAATATTAGAAGAAATAAAATTCCAATTTTGCGCAGGCAGATCGGTGTTGTTTTTCAGGATTTTAAACTTTTATCGCAAAAAACTGTTTTTGAAAATGTTGCTTTTGCTTCTGAAGTGTGCGGAATCCATAGAAAAAAAATAAAAAAAACAGTTCCGCAAGCATTGAGCATAGTAGGGCTTGATGATAAAGGCGATCGTTATCCTTTTCAGCTTTCTGGGGGGGAAAAGCAAAGGGTTGTAATCGCGCGATCATTAGTGCATCGCCCAAAACTTTTGATTGCTGACGAACCAACTGGAAATTTGGATTCAGTGAACGCGCGAGAAATTGTTGATTTGCTTTTGAAAATAAATGATTTTGGCACTACTATTATTTTAGTAACGCATAATCAAGATATAGTTGATTCATTAAATAAAAGAGTTATTGTGATGGAAGGAGGAAAAATTATAAGTGATAAGAAAAAAGGGAAATACACTTTATAA
- a CDS encoding permease-like cell division protein FtsX, translated as MFFRIIKFAFQNFYRNFWLAIVTITMLVVTLFSVTTLISLNVVSDQVIKSIENKIDVSVYFHQDADESQILKAKIGLSNLPEVEKITFVNKEEALDLFKEKYKDNQSILSSIDVLNENPLPNFFIIKAKNSEYYPKILDELNKSDYNKIIKKKDFDDHKIFINKISSIKNKTKKMGFIVIAIFSFIASLIVFNTVRIAIYTHRDEIKIMRLVGATNWFIRVPFLLEEFFYAFISLLILMSFFYPLLNFIQPHLNYFLEYDFDLISYFKNNFFFIFGLEFLVVILINTISSFLAMKKYLKV; from the coding sequence ATGTTTTTTAGAATTATAAAATTTGCTTTTCAGAATTTTTATCGCAATTTTTGGCTTGCCATAGTAACCATAACTATGCTTGTTGTTACTTTGTTTTCCGTGACAACTTTAATAAGTTTGAATGTCGTGTCTGACCAAGTAATTAAATCAATAGAAAACAAGATTGACGTGAGCGTTTATTTTCATCAAGACGCTGATGAGTCCCAAATTTTAAAAGCAAAAATAGGGCTTTCAAATTTGCCTGAAGTTGAAAAAATAACTTTTGTTAATAAAGAAGAAGCATTAGATCTGTTTAAAGAAAAATATAAAGATAATCAATCCATATTGTCATCTATTGATGTTTTAAATGAAAATCCTTTGCCGAATTTTTTTATTATTAAAGCTAAGAATTCTGAATATTATCCAAAAATTTTAGATGAATTAAACAAAAGCGATTATAATAAAATAATTAAGAAAAAGGATTTTGACGACCATAAAATTTTTATAAATAAAATTTCTTCAATAAAAAATAAAACAAAAAAAATGGGCTTTATTGTTATTGCCATTTTTAGTTTTATTGCTTCTTTAATTGTTTTTAACACAGTGCGTATTGCTATTTATACGCATAGAGACGAAATAAAAATTATGAGATTGGTCGGAGCCACTAATTGGTTTATTCGCGTGCCGTTTCTTTTAGAAGAATTTTTTTACGCTTTTATTAGTTTATTGATCTTAATGTCCTTCTTTTATCCATTGCTAAATTTTATACAACCGCATCTTAATTATTTTTTAGAATATGATTTTGATTTAATTTCTTATTTTAAAAATAATTTTTTCTTTATTTTTGGTTTAGAATTTTTGGTTGTTATTTTAATAAATACAATATCTTCTTTTTTGGCAATGAAAAAATATTTAAAAGTTTAA
- a CDS encoding O-antigen ligase family protein, with amino-acid sequence MQNLFQFNEKYFKTALYAIILIEFFSLYAFIFPELNKLFFLAIILITLILSCKKLEYGIYIILSELIIASKGYLFYWEINEKSISIRVGLFSIVFAVWLIKLALDSKKTNKIKIKILESKLSLYFLSLFAFFIIGIILAIAHRNSFSNIFFDFNGWLYFLLIFPFFQSIKKENFDKLFSVILGAVSAMILKTTIIFIIFSNHIISVMPEIYRWIRITGVGEITDMGNSFFRIFFQSHIYAILGFFIILPLLNKKFVQKKEKIKNNIPILFFAISFAMIILISFSRSFWIGILFGILLYYVILFFIFKEKIKFIFVNALLILVIFVSAGFLTTSLTKISFLQKNKTDANFFTAISERTTKISGEAAVGSRWNLLPPLFNKIKKNPVLGSGFGTTITYETKDPRALENNSNGLYTTYAFEWGYFDIWLKIGIAGLSIYFLLIRKILKTGWQNKNNEIIFGSLLAFASLLAIHFFTPYLNHPLGIGYILIASIIYEKINES; translated from the coding sequence ATGCAAAATTTGTTTCAATTCAATGAAAAATATTTTAAAACAGCATTATATGCGATTATTCTAATAGAATTTTTTAGCTTATATGCTTTTATTTTTCCAGAGTTAAACAAATTATTTTTTTTGGCTATTATTTTAATAACATTAATTCTATCATGCAAAAAATTAGAATATGGAATTTATATTATATTAAGCGAGTTAATAATAGCAAGCAAGGGCTATTTATTTTATTGGGAAATTAATGAAAAATCAATTTCTATTAGAGTTGGGCTATTTTCCATTGTTTTTGCTGTTTGGTTAATAAAATTAGCGTTAGATTCTAAAAAAACAAACAAAATAAAAATAAAAATTTTAGAATCAAAATTGTCTCTTTATTTTTTGTCTTTGTTTGCTTTTTTTATTATTGGAATTATTTTAGCAATAGCGCATAGGAATTCTTTTTCAAATATATTTTTTGATTTTAACGGCTGGCTATATTTTTTGTTGATTTTTCCTTTTTTTCAATCAATTAAAAAAGAAAATTTTGACAAACTGTTCTCAGTTATATTAGGCGCTGTAAGCGCTATGATTTTAAAAACAACAATAATTTTTATTATTTTTTCTAATCATATTATAAGCGTAATGCCGGAAATATATCGCTGGATAAGAATAACAGGCGTTGGAGAAATTACTGATATGGGAAACAGTTTTTTCCGTATATTTTTTCAATCGCATATTTACGCTATCTTGGGATTTTTTATTATTCTTCCATTATTGAATAAAAAATTTGTTCAGAAAAAAGAAAAAATTAAAAATAACATCCCTATTCTGTTTTTTGCGATAAGTTTCGCGATGATTATTTTAATCAGTTTTTCAAGAAGTTTTTGGATAGGAATTTTGTTTGGAATTTTATTATATTACGTTATTTTATTTTTCATTTTTAAAGAAAAAATTAAGTTTATTTTCGTTAATGCTTTGTTAATATTGGTAATTTTTGTTTCAGCTGGTTTTTTAACTACATCATTAACAAAAATTTCATTTCTGCAAAAAAATAAGACAGACGCCAATTTTTTTACGGCAATAAGCGAAAGAACAACAAAAATATCAGGTGAAGCAGCTGTTGGAAGCCGTTGGAATCTATTGCCTCCGCTATTTAATAAAATAAAAAAAAATCCTGTTTTAGGATCTGGATTTGGAACAACTATAACTTATGAAACAAAAGATCCGCGCGCGTTGGAAAATAACAGTAACGGCTTATACACGACTTACGCTTTTGAATGGGGTTATTTTGACATATGGCTGAAGATAGGCATTGCTGGGCTGTCAATATATTTTTTACTTATAAGAAAAATTTTAAAAACAGGCTGGCAAAATAAAAATAACGAAATTATATTCGGCAGTTTACTTGCTTTCGCATCGCTTTTAGCAATACATTTTTTTACTCCTTATTTAAATCATCCGTTGGGCATTGGATATATTTTAATAGCAAGTATTATCTATGAAAAAATTAACGAATCTTAA
- a CDS encoding rod shape-determining protein, with amino-acid sequence MFLKKIGIDLGTTNILVFVPKRGIIINEPSVVAISLTDNKILAVGAEAKEMIGRTPDSIVASRPLKDGVIADYKTTEIMIKYFINKALGNVRLFRPEVMVAVPAGITSTEKRAVIDATIAAGAKAAYIIKEPIVAAIGANIPIGAPSGHMIIDIGGGTSEIAVISLGGIVTSTSVRIGGDRFDSSISEFIRKKYNLAIGDRTAEKIKINIGSAMYLDKKMTIKVKGRDMMSGLPKTILATSDDITEAIQNDLEGIINATKSVLQKTPPELSADIIDKGMILSGGSSLLRNIDKLLSRTIEVPAYTADDSLLCVAKGTGIALENLELYKRSLSTMK; translated from the coding sequence ATGTTTTTAAAAAAAATAGGGATTGACTTAGGCACGACAAATATTTTAGTTTTTGTGCCAAAAAGAGGCATTATAATAAATGAACCATCCGTAGTCGCGATATCCCTTACTGACAATAAAATCCTGGCCGTCGGAGCTGAAGCAAAAGAAATGATTGGCAGAACACCTGATTCAATTGTTGCTTCGCGTCCGTTAAAAGACGGCGTTATTGCTGATTATAAAACAACTGAAATAATGATAAAATATTTTATCAATAAAGCTCTTGGCAATGTTCGATTGTTCCGCCCCGAGGTGATGGTCGCTGTCCCAGCAGGAATTACATCAACTGAAAAAAGAGCAGTGATTGACGCTACAATAGCGGCTGGAGCTAAGGCGGCCTACATTATTAAAGAGCCGATTGTTGCGGCTATTGGAGCAAATATTCCTATTGGCGCGCCTTCTGGGCATATGATTATTGATATTGGAGGCGGAACTTCAGAAATAGCCGTGATATCTTTGGGCGGAATTGTAACATCAACTTCAGTGAGAATTGGCGGAGATAGATTTGACTCTTCTATATCAGAATTTATTAGAAAAAAATACAATTTGGCGATCGGCGACCGCACAGCTGAAAAAATAAAAATCAATATCGGCTCGGCAATGTATCTTGATAAAAAAATGACAATAAAAGTAAAAGGGCGTGATATGATGAGTGGGCTGCCAAAAACTATCTTAGCCACTTCTGACGATATAACAGAAGCAATCCAAAATGATTTAGAAGGGATCATCAACGCCACAAAATCTGTTTTGCAAAAAACTCCGCCAGAGCTTTCAGCGGATATTATTGATAAAGGAATGATTTTGTCGGGCGGTTCAAGCTTGCTGCGGAATATAGATAAGCTTTTGTCGCGAACTATTGAGGTTCCAGCTTATACTGCCGATGATTCGCTCTTATGCGTGGCAAAAGGGACAGGAATCGCTTTGGAAAATTTAGAACTTTATAAAAGAAGCTTGTCAACAATGAAATAA
- a CDS encoding glycosyltransferase: protein MTKVSINLLTYNGEKYLHDCFNSILAQDYKNFALLIIDNNSSDNSAEIIKKFQTKFADSQIDFRFIQNKKNLGFIKGHNQAIELSDSKYILVLNQDLILAENYLKKIVEFMESCPDCGSATGKILRLTNKQKIDIIDLLKLKILD, encoded by the coding sequence ATGACAAAAGTATCAATAAATCTACTTACTTATAATGGTGAAAAATATTTGCATGATTGTTTTAATTCAATCTTGGCGCAAGATTACAAGAATTTCGCATTGTTGATAATTGACAATAATTCTTCTGACAATTCCGCTGAAATAATAAAAAAATTCCAAACAAAATTCGCGGATAGTCAAATTGATTTTCGTTTTATACAAAACAAAAAAAATTTGGGCTTTATAAAGGGACATAATCAAGCAATAGAATTATCAGACAGCAAATATATTTTAGTTTTAAATCAAGATCTGATCTTAGCTGAAAATTATCTGAAAAAAATAGTAGAATTTATGGAGTCATGCCCTGATTGCGGATCAGCCACTGGCAAAATTTTACGCTTGACTAATAAACAAAAAATTGATATTATTGACTTATTAAAGCTTAAAATTTTAGATTAA